Part of the Sander lucioperca isolate FBNREF2018 chromosome 1, SLUC_FBN_1.2, whole genome shotgun sequence genome is shown below.
ccatccatccatccatccatccatccatctttgtccgcttatccggggtcgggtcgcgggggcagcagctccagcaggggaccccaaacttccctttcccaagccacatttaccagctccgactgggggatcccgaggcgttcccaggccaggttggagagataatccctccacctagtcctgggtcttccccgaggcctcctcccagctggacgtgcctggaacacctccctagggaggcgcccagggggcatccttaccagatgcccaaaccacctcaactggttcgacgcaaaggagtagcggctctactccgagctcctcacggatgactgagcttctcaccctatctctaagggagacaccagccaccctcctgaaaaaacccatttcggccgcttgtaccctggatctcgttctttcggtcataacccagccttcatgaccataggtgtaGTGACTAAATATATCTAAATAAGCCACTGACGGCGAACATGTTTTCTgggctaaaaataaaccaatgTCCAGTGTGCTGTATAACTTTAGAATCGGTGatccatttattcacatttctgtAAAACACATGTTCACTGTTCTTCTATGAGACAGAGATAAGAGTAAAGTTCTTGCATGGACCCCTAGCAGCTGACTCACCTACTGTGGCCTGGCTGTGCAATCccctggtctaatgtcatgtacagcagggtgatgTTAAGCATCCTCAGCAGCAATCACAGCCGTGGTCAGGTCATCTTCCTCCGGCCGCTTTTCTTCGTCCCGGTTGGTGACAAGTTCACCATATCTTTCAGTCTCATTTACAGGTTTTGATAAAGTCTCCACACCTTGACGTTTAGGGAGTAAAAAAACTATCCATTGCTAGCGTTAGACTCGCTTCTCTGATCCTAACAGCTCCAAATATTGAGCTCTTCTTCTGAATTTCTGAATACGTTACTGCGGAAGTAAGGTCAAAAGTTACGAATACGATCACCTGTGTTTTTTAGCCTAAAAATAATcggtttgttttattaatgtattcattcatttttcaaatataaattatactatttacacattaacgattttttatttatttataaatcaacCACAGCAATTTCTTGGGGGTGCTAAGGGGGTGCTATGGCAATCCTAGGGGTAGCTACAGCACCCCCTAGCCCCTCCCTGGCGCCGCCTCTGTAATAAACAGCCttgcaaaaatatttttaaaagatTTGGTGGTTACTAGGATGTTGGAGCATGAACTTCATAATGACAATGtatttgtgcatttgtttgtttatttatttacaaaaaaaggcCAAGGACACAAAAGTGACTGTAGTTGGAGAATCACTGATAGACACAGAATACAAGTATCAATCTGAAAACGAGTATTTTTTAATGACTATTATAAGTATTGAATTAATGAATCTTTTGTTGTAGAAATAtattattaaagtattaaacATCTGCATGAGTAGAtgattgaaataaataaacatgtaaGTAATGAATGTGCTTCTGTGTAACTTTATTTCTTAATAGTATTTATGAGAGGGGTGCACTGTTTTTCGCCTGAGCGCACCTGCCccccaaaatgtctgtgcacgcGCTGATTTAGGTCTTCTCCTCAGGATTGAGTCCACGGCACGCTCGGGATGCTAGCAAGGAGTCATGCCTTATcgaggcttttattgtgaaaggtccAACCGGTAGTACAAACAGCTGACGGAAATAATAAGGTGCGGTAGTACAAACAGCTGACGGAAATAATAAGGTGTCATTGTTTCGTAGGAAGGTTCATAACCAACAGAGGTTGTTGATGTGTGAACGGTAATGTAATATCTTCTGCTGGTTCGGTCACTTTCAGTGTTTCAGTGACGTCATTTAATAAAGCGCGCTAACGCTGAagtagctaacgctagcagctGGTGAGTTacatatgttagcatgctagcagctagcactACAATATTCatttctctgtgttttcctttaaaGAAACGTGTGTGTTGTAATACCTGTAGTGGGGATACCTCTATGTTATTGTAATGAAACAGCAGATAACACTATGATCTACTACATAATGCAGGCTACTACAGATATTATCTTATGTATATTCTTGAGTCAGCATTAGCGGGTGTCTGATTTACACTAGGAGGACACCTTCTGAAACGCCTTAATAATATAATGTTATGTTGTGATGATAACAGGACATGCCAGCGTTCATTAACCAAGAGAGATACAATTTGACCGTTGGCTCTTTCTTCCTGTGTACATGTCCCCATCAATGGTGCAGCTTTCCCAGGAttcccatgtgtttgtgtcctgcTGAATGCTTCGGCTGCAGGTGGACTGCTTTAGTCAGCACCATGTCCCTGTCCACAGGTGTGCTGGTGAGAAGTGATGGAGCTGTCTCAGAGGGACAGGCTGTCGGAGCTGGTGGAGGAGCTGACCACATCAGGACAGCCCCAGCTCCACCAGGACAGGATGAAGGAGGTCAAGAAGATCTGCAGGTGAAGAAGCTGAAAGAAGCAACTCTTAGAAAACCgcttatttattaaacagtTATAATAGACTTGCATGCTCTACGATACCATCGTTTTAGGCCGTATCAGAGActtacagtgctgctcataagtattcatacccatgctaaagttgactaaaaaaaggaataccactttgttttgtgaatgaataatgtattgtaaataaataaatgttcttccttaaaatacaggggccataattatacatacccctatgttaaattcccatagaggaaggcagatttttatttttaaaggccagttatttcatggatccaggatactatgcatcctgataaagttcccttggcctttggaattaaaatagccccacatcatcaacAAGGTTGACTCTGTGTCTCTGGTTACTCGCAGAGTGTCTAATGACTGCATCGAGCACGTGTACCACTCGCTGATGTCTCAGCTCAACCAGGAACACGCTGAGGTCCGGCTGTCGGCCTTCCAGATCGCCACTGAGCTCTTCTCCAGGTCTCACCACTTCAGAACGCTGCTGGTGGACAACTTCCAGGTACTGACGTCACTGGGCTGTCACTTAGTTTCCCTGCCAGTGTCACCTGACAGCTTTTTATGGATGCCTGGACTGTGTAAATGAAACAAACTGCATTGTGTACATGTGTTCTTGGGATTATAGCTTCTGTAAATATATCTTCTTGTGTGTGTCATGTTCCCATCTTCTGTTCTCCTTCTCCCCTCGTCTCTCTTAATTCCCTCCTCCCCCTTTGGAGGAGCTCTTGGAGCTGACAGTAGAGACGGACTCGGAGCAGCCCCTCCCCCCGCCGAAGGAAGTAGCCAGGAAGCTGAGGTCACTGGCCATCCAGACTATCCAGTCATGGCAGGCCTCTTATGGCTCAGCCTATAAGAAGTTGGCGCTGGGCTACCACTTCCTCAAACAGGTTAAGAAGGTGAGGGATATAAAACTAGTAGActtttgctgttgttgttgttgccagacAAACTGTCCAACAGCTTCATAAACACACTTCAAATTGCTGTCCTGTTGGGAATTACAAGATTACAAGATAATGTGAAAATCTTTCTACCTGGACTGTGTTTCCCAcactgtgtgtgatgtgtgtaagTAACAGAGTGTCCAtgctgtgtgtgatgtgtgtaagTAACAGAGTGTCCAtgctgtgtgtgatgtgtgtaagTGAGAGTGGCCAtgctgtgtgtgatgtgtgaagTGACAGTGTGTCCAtgctgtgtgtgatgtgtgtaagCGATGGTGTTCCTCCAtgctgtgtgtgatgtgtgtaagTGACAGTGTGTCCACGCTGTGTGTGATCCAGCTGTAAGTAACAGTGTCTCCATGCTTTCAGGTGGACTTCCAGGATGCTGAGGCCAGGACAGTATCAGAGAGGAGGcgggaggaggagagacagaggaagatggAGAGGATCTACAAGGAGAGAGTGGGGGCAGCCTCCGAAGACATGGAGGGTAATCACCAAAACTACTGCGAATGACACTAGATGTGTTCTTGGTCCGCTGAAGGTCTGGGATGAACCTTTCTTCCCAAATGAAGCAGAGATTCAACGTGAGATTTCCATATTGTGTCTTTACCAGAGTCGTGTCAGGAAATAGAGGCAACGTTGACAGAGATGGAATCATGCATGAGCCTGCTACTCCCTGGGTTTGACCGTACAGATGTCCAGACAACCAATCGCAGCCCTCCCAGCTCCCAGCTGGCCAATGCATGTCCATCAGCTGACGAGCAGCCCTGCTGCAGCAGAGACCTGAAGGAGGACAGGAGAGAAGGGATGAtacaagaggaggaggagacaaagGAGAGGAAGCATGAAGAGAGCAGGGAAGGGAAGGAGAGAAAAGACGTAGAAGATCGGGAAGGAGAGAAGCGAGGGGAGGAGGGCAGtagtgaagaagaggagggggggcCTCCTGATGGCGATGTGTTTATCCGGAGCTCTGGGCTGGTCTCCCACTCCTACAGTCTGGACCTGGACCTCCGTCCTGGTGAGCTctcacacactcccacaccATGACTGGAACACAGCAGATACAGGGATCCACACTTAGAATGTGCAGCGTATGTCTCAAAGGTGGACAGAATAGTAGAGACACTACAAACATCACTTCCCTTGGTTTGAGTTGCGGAGTTATGTGAAATCAGCTAACTATTTTTAACTAACTATATTTTTGTCCGTTGTCATTTTGGCAGTGTTCTGAGATGATTCATTCGTTCATGCAATACTTCATCCTTTCTTTCCTTTGCTTCTgttttccttccctctcttccagGTGTTCATGTTAAGGAGACAGAAGATAACGAGGCAGTGGTTTCCACATTGATAGACCTCCATCGACTGATAATAACCAAACACCTGCCAGCTGTGCAGGGCTGGGTGCAGGTAACATGTCATGAATGATCACATTACAACATATGGAGAGAAATGACAAATTCAATTATTATCAGTATTATATTACTGCTGCTGTGACTTTAGTCTCTgattcattttgtgtgtgtgtgtgtgtgtgtgtgtgtgtatctgtgttgtgtgtgtatgtgtgtgtgtgcgcgtgcggtctgtgtctgtatctgcgtgtgagtgtctgtgtgtatctgtgttgtgtgtgtgtgtgtgtgtgtgtgtaggtcttcACCAGGTCAGGTGCTGAGCAGCAGCTGTTAAGGAGAGCGCTGGATCTGAAGAGGTGTTTAGAAGCTGCGCTGCAGAAACACAAAGAGCTCCATATTGATTACAGGACCAGGGTCCGCAGAGTGGTGAGTGACACACATCATGCTGCTTTTTTAGCTCACtaacacatggacacacatggAAACATGGAGGAAGATGTTGAACACCACATCTACTAgtgttttaatttaatacaaaaatatcaaTAACAGATACTGTTATGGACACCACAGGGATAATATAAGGCATGCTTGTATCCTTTCCTTGTTCACTGTTCAAACAGCACTCTGGAGAAACGCTGTTATCTTTGTAACCCAAACCACTCCTCATGGGTAATGGTTGAGGAACGATAAACAATTTTCAGCACTTTAAAAGACAACAGCACAGGCTGATGatttagttatatatatatatatatatatatatatatatacacacagtatttaTAGATAGTGGTAGTATAGAGCATggccagcaggtggcagcatCCTACCAGAAATCAAGGAGGACAACAACATCAGTGTGAGACATGGTACAGGAGTTCTACACAGAGGAGTGATGTGttgcagtgttgtagtactcaagaCCGGTCTTAAGACCAATTTTTGAAGGTCTCAGAATCACCTGCATTTTTACTCGTTCTTGGAGGACtgaggattttatttcaagaccacaactgcaggaaTTTTGCTAAACTGCCTGTGCATTatctgatttatgtgttaaaACTTTCAAATACTACCAATAACTTGACTTATATCTAATTTGAAACTTGTTACCATAAACCGTAATGTGAATGCAGGACATAGGAGAAGAAGTTCTGGCTGTTAAAACaaatctggtcttggtcttgactcgggcTCGCCCTGCtgtggtcttggtcttgacttggtctcaacccctcaaagtcttggtcttgtctcagtctcaacccctcaaagtcttggtcttgtctcggtctcgatacaatctggtcttggtgatgacttggtctcggtttaggtggtcttgaccaCCACACTGATGTGTTGATAACGATAAACACTGAAACAGCAGCACAAAGTGCCACATCAGCTGTGGCCACGGCCATCGAACATCTCTATAGTGGAACAGGGATTATTACATATTGAAATAACTTTTAATAGAGTTCTATACAAGCAGAGTTTTATTCAGCATCTAAGGATTTCTGTCTCTCAAAGGGCTTGCATCGTTGGCATCTGCTccattcaaaacttattttcatCACAGTGGGAAAACATTTCAAGTCCAAATTGTAACTTTCTCAGGTATGATGGGATCAACCAGGCGTAGGTGAAGAAATAGTCTTTGTCCACCCCGTAGGTGTGGCTGCAAGCAGCTGGGTGTGTGCACCCCCCAGGTCTACAAGGATCAAAATCTGGTGCTCTCCAAATCACCCTCAATGAAGAGGGTTTGGCTGAGAACTCCCCATTAGTCCCAATGGGGCCTAGTTTCCATTTGCACCATCTAGTGGCCGTTGAAAGAGCTGCAGCTTCAGATGCCGCTTACAAGTTAGACATGATGCTTGCTGCAGTCTTTAAACTGTGGAAAACTGGGAAAATACAAGCCAGCTTACTATGAAGTCCACTTAAGACTATTGACTACTGAGCTGCAACAAGACATATCTTAATATATCAAGTGTAAAGGCtgaaagtgattaaaaaatatataaacccTCTTTCTTTGCTTTCTACCTAAGATAGATAAGTTAACAAGTTAAATGACCAAATCCCAGtgcaagtttttttctttttatgtattCCCCTTCTCGTCAGACTCATCCAAACACACAGCTACTGTTGCTCTGTATTCATTTGATGGCTCTGTTCATTCCTGCATTTCTGTGGGCTCCCAGAGGGAAGTATCACGGCAGAGACCGAGACAGCGAGGATGGAAATATTAACAGTGAAGACAATTGGGAGAGGTGAGATAGCAAGGTACAGCCATAATGCATAATGCATCAGAGACGGAGAGAAGAAATTGGGGAGCAGGGGGGAAGATGTATCCATTCATTGACTTCAGCTTCTCTAATGTGCCCTGGCATGACAGCTGATATGTCTATCTGGCTGCCTCTGTATCTGGCTTAGCATCGTCATTCTGCTGTAGCTTGAGCCCGCACACACTAACTAGCCCGGTGTTGTCATAGAGCTTGCCATGTGAAAAGCTGTTCACTTCAACTAATTGCTTATTTGAGAGGGTTTAATTGGTGCTGAGATGGGCTACCTGCTGCATACGTGCAGTGCTGAgcgatagaaaaaaaaagaagagaatcCACGAGAAATGGACAGCAACCTAATGTTTCAATGAATGCAAAGTGCTTTATGGGtttgaaaaaaaggcataaatGTTGTATTGTGTGAATCCATCTTTAGCTGAACAGAGCGGCAGAGTGACAGTGACAGAGCGCTGGGCGTCTGGCTCTGCCTGGTTATCACTGTCAGGGACCAgtctgctgcagcagcaggccCAGCACTGCGATAACCACACAACTTACAGCCCCTTTATCATAATTAGCTTTTCCTTTTTAGCCTTAAAAGGCCTTCCATTACTGGGTCCTTCTCTATCGGGCCACTGACACACCACACGATTGGTTTTTCTCTCAGCGGGCCTCTCAATATAGTCTCCCATAACGGGGGTGctggagaaagaggagaggagtggTATGGAGGCAGATAGAGAACAAGAGaatgagacagagggagggttGAGTGAAGAAGCATCTACATGAAGTTGGAAGACTATTGAAATAGAAATGCACGAGCCCAGTTATTTTCATGGCTGACTGTTCAGTGCATGGGCTCTGAATCTTTGAATGTTTGGTGTTCGCAGAATTTCACAAAGCTAACATATAGCATGTGATTAATGCCTGGTTTAGCCCTGATTTTTCAGCCGCCCATGTTTTTTGGAGCTCCCCGACAAAAGCCCCAGATCAGAGGCAGAGCGGCGCTTGAGCCTGATGCGTGAACTGTTAAAAGACGTTGGTGCCTCACAGACGTATTCCAGATATCTAGCAGGCTAAATATCTGGAGCTGTCCGGGAGCTACAACCAATGAGAGTGCAAGAGACGGGCTGAGAGGAAACCAAGGGAAGGGTCGCCTGTTACAATGGGaagtttactgtatgtgttgcatttgcaacaAGGACCAAAGTTGTTGCACCGAGAGAAAATAGGCTATCGCTGCATCTCATGttccttatttgatagctcctcgactcctcggtcctcggctgaaccagaagttgttctgtccctcctcggtgaaggccgtctcaaagctatcatttctgccccgaggagcgagcatcaAGGAGGGATCACCGaggagagcagccttcctggaagccgtgcagctgaaggtgttgctaactccgcccaaacagctgacaaattcatgtgacccatcagaggaaaggacgtctcatccctatAAAACACgtttgctcgttgcctctctcctcccatgatttcctcgcgtctctcccgtgcCCCCTCgctgggagggactaagacacaaggaagggaggcaagtggaggactcaaggaggcaatttaagggtTATGAGATGCAACCTATGAATAGTAAAGACAGGAAACACATTTTGTGAGATGACAACACCCCATAAAAGCACTTCATCtgatctctctttttcttcttctttttcgcTGCAAAACAGCCAGGGCAAATTGGAGCGCTTGTTTCTGGCGGACATCCATTCTTGGAACAAAAGTCCTGTTTCATCATGGTATTACATAATGTCACTTGTCGTGTGTGTCTTCATGACAAGGCGTGGTTTGTAGAGCAGACAGATTCCTCCTGGTGAAAGGTCAGTAGAGTCCCGTGTGAACGGTACCGAGATCTGACCACTTTGAAAGTCGTGTAGTGTGAACTCAGCTTAGGCTGGTGGTCTTAGCTCCAGTCTACTGTTGTCATGCAAATTTAGCAAGCTCCAGTCTCACCGTCGGGACGATTAGAGCTATGCTTCTTTACACTGAGACTTTgactttcttaatttgctttcaCACAGGAAAGGATGAGACCAGTATGGTGACTGGAGATTGCTTTCAATGACACACACATGGTTTGGGTAATTGTATGTGGGCTAGAACTGTAATCAGGCCTTTAAAGTTAGGCCcaacagaattcggcccgagcccgacaagtgcattttgattgacagctttttaaaagcctgaaCCCGTTTACCGCCCGACactattcaaatgtgcgcacgcacacatctcttttgccttttgtcaagaatgagtcatttctcATTATGCACATGGTCAAAAGTTTTCCACATCAGACTTTGCTTTCTTTGCCGGTGCAACCAAAACGTAAtcgccagaggccagcctccgtttcacctcctcagcatctaTTTTCGCGCTGATCGAGAcacatcacctgaccgctcatttactgCGCAACCCAGAGCGCAAGCCCgccccgagcccgtgtaaaatgatagaaattaagaccgaacccttcgggtcccgtcgggttcgggcaaagatcttcagctctaatgTGGGCTGACCTCCCATTCACTGTGCATTCCACCATTTCTGCTTAGAAAGGCTTGTGAGAAGTGGTGTAAATTGTACGTTTCTTCTGCTGGACTGGATGTTGGAGTCTTGAGCTGTTAGGTCGTATGTATCAACAATGTCTTGAAGGCCATCTCTCAGTAAAAGCTGTTGTCACACGGTGTGAGCTGACGGCAGCCCACTGTACTGTGGAGAGTTTTGCTATCTTGGTCCGTCTTTCTGTTTTGTCTGGTTTGACCTTTCCGGTCTCTGTCCAGTAGGGATTAGCCAGTCTAACTTTTCCTCTGCTGATACTGATTCTCCACCCAGGGCATCTGGTGATACCAACATGGCGTACCAATCCCGGTGCTCTCTTTTCCTGTGTAATGTTCTCCCAGTGTTGGACTCATCAGGAGGATTTTTATAGAAGACAACATGAGGCCAGGGTTTGCTATGAGGAAATGTATTGAAGAAAGTGTATTTAATGTGGATCAGTTTGATGTCTGCAGTGATACTGATCCGACAGACTGGCACAGCCGGCCTGTAGACCCACGGGTGCTGCGTTCTGGACACAAACTGCCCTCATCTGCCTGGACTAGTGCTGGCATTGACGCCATGTCTGTTTGTAGTCCTACTTTTCTCCTTGGCTCTGCGtctctgttttctttgttcatgTAGCACTAATTTCACTGCATAGACAGCCCAGTTGAATGAAAACGC
Proteins encoded:
- the uvssa gene encoding UV-stimulated scaffold protein A yields the protein MELSQRDRLSELVEELTTSGQPQLHQDRMKEVKKICRVSNDCIEHVYHSLMSQLNQEHAEVRLSAFQIATELFSRSHHFRTLLVDNFQELLELTVETDSEQPLPPPKEVARKLRSLAIQTIQSWQASYGSAYKKLALGYHFLKQVKKVDFQDAEARTVSERRREEERQRKMERIYKERVGAASEDMEESCQEIEATLTEMESCMSLLLPGFDRTDVQTTNRSPPSSQLANACPSADEQPCCSRDLKEDRREGMIQEEEETKERKHEESREGKERKDVEDREGEKRGEEGSSEEEEGGPPDGDVFIRSSGLVSHSYSLDLDLRPGVHVKETEDNEAVVSTLIDLHRLIITKHLPAVQGWVQVFTRSGAEQQLLRRALDLKRCLEAALQKHKELHIDYRTRVRRVMKASADGEEDDDDEDDDDFDEVPEKEGYEPHIPEHLRAEYGLDSAPSTSTAPPPATRPAAAPLPSSSTSSSSRRLKRLIEEEQDPTCAAATLRRLRQSLPPPAESSSSSRSGSDQKAADAPVVPFGLDLYYWGQEQPNAGKIIKSVSQHQFWVPIDVDEERENKELQAESRSRYISFPGSFTPVSHHCRAPVGGGKLCQRQDRLKCPFHGPIVPRDQEGRPCRQEDRLREEQEERRRREEQPDWRDAELMRDIEAATGEDLGSDRVGKKGKGKKKKKYPNLSDLKQSANTSRSRLEKKVFNKSSMRRVAAVQSKSDRRKHDKFSNQFNYALN